The Anoplolepis gracilipes chromosome 17, ASM4749672v1, whole genome shotgun sequence genome window below encodes:
- the LOC140675001 gene encoding 3-oxoacyl-[acyl-carrier-protein] synthase, mitochondrial, which translates to MFIPLVNISRSLTTVTRTKRRVVVTGIGIVCPLGVGTRYAWEALIDSKCGITKLSEPDYNKLPCKIAALVPKGNAAHEFNIDFHFAKSELRTMCSATAYALIASEEALLDAKWTPSDENDKRDTGVSVGIGMIDLVDVCMTHEALKKGYSKVSPYFVPRILPNMAAGQISIKYGFRGPNHAVSTACATGAHAIGDAFRFIRGGETSVMVCGGAEACVSPLAIAAFCRLRALSTSRNDTPQEASRPFDRDRDGFVMGEGAAILVLEELNHALARGVSIYAEVLGYGLSGDASHITAPSEDGIGALLAMDRTVKDAGIESSEVTFVNAHATSTPLGDTIEMKAIESLMGEHSRNVTVSSTKGAHGHLLGAAGNLEAAFTILAIKEGVIPPTLNLNNLDLETRLNFAPHTKVKWNTTTRRTALKNAFGFGGTNACLCFAQHVD; encoded by the exons CAAGCGGCGTGTTGTTGTGACAGGAATAGGAATTGTGTGTCCTTTAGGAGTCGGGACGCGATATGCTTGGGAAGCTCTCATCGATTCTAAATGCGGAATTACGAAACTTTCAGAACCAGATTACAACAAGTTACCATGTAAAATAG cTGCATTGGTTCCAAAAGGAAATGCCGCTCATGAATTCAACATTGACTTTCACTTTGCGAAAAGTGAGTTACGCACAATGTGTTCTGCCACTGCGTATGCACTGATAGCTTCGGAAGAAGCACTCTTGGATGCGAAATGGACACCAAGCGACGAGAACGATAAACGTGACACTGGAGTTTCAGTAGGAATTGGCATGATAGATCTAGTAGATGTATGCATGACACACGAAGCCTTGAAGAAAGGATACAGCAAAGTCAGTCCATACTTCGTGCCAAGAATATTACCGAATATGGCAGCTGGTCAGATCAGTATAAAATACGGCTTTCGTGGACCCAATCATGCTGTGTCGACTGCATGCGCGACGGGAGCGCATGCTATCG GTGATGCGTTTCGCTTCATCCGCGGTGGCGAGACGAGCGTGATGGTGTGCGGTGGTGCAGAAGCATGTGTCAGTCCGCTGGCGATAGCCGCGTTCTGCCGTCTACGTGCGTTGAGCACGTCGAGGAACGACACACCCCAGGAAGCGTCGCGACCATTCGACCGGGATCGCGACGGTTTCGTGATGGGCGAGGGCGCCGCGATACTGGTGCTGGAGGAGCTGAATCACGCCCTCGCCCGGGGTGTGTCCATCTACGCGGAGGTGCTGGGCTACGGTCTGTCCGGCGATGCTTCTCACATAACGGCGCCCAGCGAGGATGGTATCGGCGCGTTGCTAGCGATGGACCGGACGGTGAAGGACGCCGGCATCGAGAGCTCGGAGGTAACATTCGTGAACGCGCACGCCACATCCACGCCGTTGGGCGATACGATTGAGATGAAGGCCATCGAGTCACTGATGGGCGAACACAGCAGGAATGTTACGGTTTCGAGTACCAAGGGAGCGCACGGCCACTTGTTAGGTGCCGCCGGTAATCTGGAGGCCGCCTTCACGATCCTAGCTATCAAGGAAGGTGTGATACCACCTACGTTGAATTTGAACAATCTGGACTTGGAGACGCGCTTGAACTTTGCACCGCATACGAAGGTGAAGTGGAATACGACGACACGTCGAACGGCTTTGAAAAACGCCTTTGGCTTCGGTGGGACGAATGCGTGCTTGTGCTTCGCGCAACATGTCGATTGA
- the LOC140674998 gene encoding gametogenetin-binding protein 2-like isoform X1, translating to MARLVNILRDDSSKLESNQMPLNVDGTLTMIMDIKNLGAITDSPLVRGKKLDDFKRKYDMLTKGEIKASFEVTCKDILAILGQAEPCIGCRRSVERLFHDLMKSGHPALDPLVITPNGLLSIKDDVLESPQRLCTILHGHSARLHNLVEKQPRNRKSRRCVLHSLEMQRMRPPSNAWREVWDCMDLPCQQELTLIETETLDDTLETYLRKHRFCAECRNKVLLASALLTREPEPTKEKGYVAVLYSGIKRCITDHHVHLPAITEYISTLIGRAQPELMGRERHAKTLEIAQEEVLTCLGICLAERLHRVHRRLKEEETVCKVLAAVAVDALSRNFQMAVEVKQGISQLELLYEEITREEIAKQQRREKLRLKRKKKKERRYEIEEKENSCDCSNERQNKSSCLCVESKPTTQNIDRHKLQVLDPKNKGPPTCKCPDCLKKQKTPSISQSQSKVEFAFPVKKTSAQKAIVINNTSEAKTKFSTSQSKQSDTSRKQLLEEDSSDTCESCKEGEKIDESQWRVYDKDCKNSVTNNLVDAWITKPDKTKYTKWIAKRLEMSEKNHSSSEQSSQDCGYSSGHNISSSSLPSTPEGSEVACNDECCPNHEGQACHDKVNHSSPSISLLQEGGLTLLQMLEDSNFSDDDEKESYIPAEDVLEFKSQMCQLMEKRLELRQMLKERFAMLCKQSLTTFH from the exons ATGGCAAGATTGGTAAACATTTTGCGGGACGATAGTTCCAAGTTGGAGTCCAACCAAATGCCGTTGAACGTCGACGGGACCTTGACG atgATCATGGACATAAAGAATTTAGGAGCAATCACTGATAGTCCCTTAGTGCGCGGTAAAAAGCTGgatgattttaaaagaaaatatgatatgCTCACAAAGGGAGAAATCAAAGCATCGTTTGAAGTTACTTGTAAAGATATACTTGCCATTTTGGGCCAGGCAGAACCGTGTATCGGTTGTCGAAGAag TGTTGAAAGGTTGTTTCACGACTTGATGAAGTCAGGGCATCCAGCATTGGATCCACTGGTTATTACTCCCAATGGTCTCCTTTCTATAAAAGACGACGTTCTGGAATCACCTCAACGACTTTGCACGATATTACATGGACACAG TGCTAGGTTACATAATTTAGTGGAGAAGCAaccaagaaatagaaaatCCAGGCGATGCGTATTGCATTCTTTGGAAATGCAGCGAATGCGACCGCCATCAAACGCGTGGAGGGAAGTGTGGGATTGCATGGACTTACCGTGTCAACAGGAGCTGACTTTAATTGAGACTGAAACACTTGACGACACTTTGGAAACATATCTACGTAAACATAG GTTTTGCGCCGAATGTCGTAATAAGGTGTTATTAGCATCGGCTCTTCTGACACGAGAACCCGAACCTACGAAAGAGAAAGGTTACGTAGCAGTTTTATACTCTGGAATTAAGCGTTGTATAACCGATCATCATGTTCACTTGCCAGCCATCACGGAATACATTAGTACCCTTATTGGTCGCGCGCAGCCAGAACTCATGGGAAG AGAGCGTCATGCAAAAACACTGGAAATTGCTCAAGAGGAAGTACTTACATGTTTAGGTATATGCCTTGCGGAACGATTGCATAGAGTTCATAGACGGCTGAAGGAAGAAGAGACCGTGTGTAAAGTATTAGCCGCTGTCGCAGTAGATGCATTGTCTAGAAACTTCCAG ATGGCAGTCGAGGTGAAACAAGGTATATctcaattagaattattgtaCGAAGAAATTACAAGGGAAGAAATAGCAAAGCAGCAAAGACGTGAAAAATTGCGACTTAAAcgtaagaaaaagaaggaacGTCGTTATGAAATCGAAGAGAAGGAGAATTCCTGTGAT TGTTCGAATGAAAGACAAAATAAATCTTCCTGTCTTTGTGTAGAATCAAAACCTACGACGCAAAATATTGACCGACATAAG ttacAGGTCTTGGATCCAAAAAATAAAGGACCACCAACATGTAAATGTCCAGATtgtttaaagaaacaaaaaacacCTAGTATATCACAATCACAGAGTAAGGTAGAATTTGCATTCCCTGTGAAAAAGACAAGTGCACAAAAAGCTATTGTTATAAACAACACTTCCGaagcaaaaacaaaatttagtaCAAGTCAATCAAAACAAAGTGATACATCTCGTAAACAATTACTTGAAGAGGATTCGTCCGATACTTGTGAATCGTGTAAG gaaGGTGAAAAAATTGACGAGAGTCAATGGCGTGTGTATGACAAAGACTGCAAAAATTCTGTAACCAATAACCTAGTAGATGCTTGGATTACGAAACCTGATAAAACTAAGTATACCAAGTGGATAGCAAAACGTCTTGAAATGTCGGAGAAAAACCACTCCTCCAGCGAGCAATCGTCTCAAGATTGCGGATATTCTTCCGGACACAATATCAGTAGTTCTTCTCTTCCTAGTACACCAGAGGGTTCTGAAGTAGCTTGTAATGATGAATGTTGCCCTAACCACGAAGGTCAGGCGTGTCACGATAAAGTTAATCATTCCAGTCCTAGTATCTCTTTATTACAAGAAGGAGGTTTGACACTCTTGCAAATGCTAgag GATTCCAATTTCTCCGATGATGACGAGAAGGAGAGTTATATTCCAGCGGAGGATGTGTTAGAGTTCAAGTCGCAAATGTGTCAACTTATGGAGAAACGGCTCGAACTTCGACAAATGCTTAAAGAACGTTTTGCTATGTTGTGCAAACAATCACTTACCACTTTTCATTAA
- the LOC140674998 gene encoding gametogenetin-binding protein 2-like isoform X2 has protein sequence MIMDIKNLGAITDSPLVRGKKLDDFKRKYDMLTKGEIKASFEVTCKDILAILGQAEPCIGCRRSVERLFHDLMKSGHPALDPLVITPNGLLSIKDDVLESPQRLCTILHGHSARLHNLVEKQPRNRKSRRCVLHSLEMQRMRPPSNAWREVWDCMDLPCQQELTLIETETLDDTLETYLRKHRFCAECRNKVLLASALLTREPEPTKEKGYVAVLYSGIKRCITDHHVHLPAITEYISTLIGRAQPELMGRERHAKTLEIAQEEVLTCLGICLAERLHRVHRRLKEEETVCKVLAAVAVDALSRNFQMAVEVKQGISQLELLYEEITREEIAKQQRREKLRLKRKKKKERRYEIEEKENSCDCSNERQNKSSCLCVESKPTTQNIDRHKLQVLDPKNKGPPTCKCPDCLKKQKTPSISQSQSKVEFAFPVKKTSAQKAIVINNTSEAKTKFSTSQSKQSDTSRKQLLEEDSSDTCESCKEGEKIDESQWRVYDKDCKNSVTNNLVDAWITKPDKTKYTKWIAKRLEMSEKNHSSSEQSSQDCGYSSGHNISSSSLPSTPEGSEVACNDECCPNHEGQACHDKVNHSSPSISLLQEGGLTLLQMLEDSNFSDDDEKESYIPAEDVLEFKSQMCQLMEKRLELRQMLKERFAMLCKQSLTTFH, from the exons atgATCATGGACATAAAGAATTTAGGAGCAATCACTGATAGTCCCTTAGTGCGCGGTAAAAAGCTGgatgattttaaaagaaaatatgatatgCTCACAAAGGGAGAAATCAAAGCATCGTTTGAAGTTACTTGTAAAGATATACTTGCCATTTTGGGCCAGGCAGAACCGTGTATCGGTTGTCGAAGAag TGTTGAAAGGTTGTTTCACGACTTGATGAAGTCAGGGCATCCAGCATTGGATCCACTGGTTATTACTCCCAATGGTCTCCTTTCTATAAAAGACGACGTTCTGGAATCACCTCAACGACTTTGCACGATATTACATGGACACAG TGCTAGGTTACATAATTTAGTGGAGAAGCAaccaagaaatagaaaatCCAGGCGATGCGTATTGCATTCTTTGGAAATGCAGCGAATGCGACCGCCATCAAACGCGTGGAGGGAAGTGTGGGATTGCATGGACTTACCGTGTCAACAGGAGCTGACTTTAATTGAGACTGAAACACTTGACGACACTTTGGAAACATATCTACGTAAACATAG GTTTTGCGCCGAATGTCGTAATAAGGTGTTATTAGCATCGGCTCTTCTGACACGAGAACCCGAACCTACGAAAGAGAAAGGTTACGTAGCAGTTTTATACTCTGGAATTAAGCGTTGTATAACCGATCATCATGTTCACTTGCCAGCCATCACGGAATACATTAGTACCCTTATTGGTCGCGCGCAGCCAGAACTCATGGGAAG AGAGCGTCATGCAAAAACACTGGAAATTGCTCAAGAGGAAGTACTTACATGTTTAGGTATATGCCTTGCGGAACGATTGCATAGAGTTCATAGACGGCTGAAGGAAGAAGAGACCGTGTGTAAAGTATTAGCCGCTGTCGCAGTAGATGCATTGTCTAGAAACTTCCAG ATGGCAGTCGAGGTGAAACAAGGTATATctcaattagaattattgtaCGAAGAAATTACAAGGGAAGAAATAGCAAAGCAGCAAAGACGTGAAAAATTGCGACTTAAAcgtaagaaaaagaaggaacGTCGTTATGAAATCGAAGAGAAGGAGAATTCCTGTGAT TGTTCGAATGAAAGACAAAATAAATCTTCCTGTCTTTGTGTAGAATCAAAACCTACGACGCAAAATATTGACCGACATAAG ttacAGGTCTTGGATCCAAAAAATAAAGGACCACCAACATGTAAATGTCCAGATtgtttaaagaaacaaaaaacacCTAGTATATCACAATCACAGAGTAAGGTAGAATTTGCATTCCCTGTGAAAAAGACAAGTGCACAAAAAGCTATTGTTATAAACAACACTTCCGaagcaaaaacaaaatttagtaCAAGTCAATCAAAACAAAGTGATACATCTCGTAAACAATTACTTGAAGAGGATTCGTCCGATACTTGTGAATCGTGTAAG gaaGGTGAAAAAATTGACGAGAGTCAATGGCGTGTGTATGACAAAGACTGCAAAAATTCTGTAACCAATAACCTAGTAGATGCTTGGATTACGAAACCTGATAAAACTAAGTATACCAAGTGGATAGCAAAACGTCTTGAAATGTCGGAGAAAAACCACTCCTCCAGCGAGCAATCGTCTCAAGATTGCGGATATTCTTCCGGACACAATATCAGTAGTTCTTCTCTTCCTAGTACACCAGAGGGTTCTGAAGTAGCTTGTAATGATGAATGTTGCCCTAACCACGAAGGTCAGGCGTGTCACGATAAAGTTAATCATTCCAGTCCTAGTATCTCTTTATTACAAGAAGGAGGTTTGACACTCTTGCAAATGCTAgag GATTCCAATTTCTCCGATGATGACGAGAAGGAGAGTTATATTCCAGCGGAGGATGTGTTAGAGTTCAAGTCGCAAATGTGTCAACTTATGGAGAAACGGCTCGAACTTCGACAAATGCTTAAAGAACGTTTTGCTATGTTGTGCAAACAATCACTTACCACTTTTCATTAA